One segment of Rhinatrema bivittatum chromosome 14, aRhiBiv1.1, whole genome shotgun sequence DNA contains the following:
- the MAP2K3 gene encoding dual specificity mitogen-activated protein kinase kinase 3 isoform X4 — protein sequence MSLPKDPKGSLESRKPRKKKKPDLRIKCDPVKTPASNTAPPRNLDSRAFITIGDKNFEVEADDLVTLSELGRGAYGVVEKVRHAQSGTIMAVKRIRATVNTQEQKRLLMDLDISMRTVDCFYTVTFYGALFREGDVWICMELMDTSLDKFYKKVLEKGKTIPEDILGKIAVSVVKALEHLHSKLSVIHRDVKPSNVLINKEGHVKMCDFGISGYLVDSVAKTLDAGCKPYMAPERINPELNQKGYNVKSDVWSLGITMLEMAILRFPYESWGTPFQQLKQVVEEPSPQLPADRFSKEFVDFTAQCLRKNPAERMSYLELMEHPFFALHSTKETDAASFVKEILGDDAI from the exons ggaaaaagaaaaagccagACCTGAGAATAAAATGTGACCCCGTCAAGACGCCAGCGTCCAACACAGC ACCTCCCAGGAACCTGGACTCCAGGGCCTTTATTACAATAGGAGATAAG AACTTTGAAGTGGAGGCGGACGACCTGGTGACCCTTTCGGAGCTGGGCCGAGGAGCCTACGGGGTGGTGGAGAAGGTGCGGCACGCCCAGAGCGGGACCATCATGGCAGTGAAG AGAATCCGAGCGACGGTGAACACTCAGGAACAGAAACGGCTCCTCATGGACCTGGACATCTCCATGAGGACGGTTGATTGCTTCTACACTGTGACTTTCTACGGGGCCTTGTTCAGAGAG GGTGATGTGTGGATCTGCATGGAGCTGATGGACACCTCCCTGGATAAATTCTACAAGAAAGTGCTGGAGAAGGGGAAGACGATCCCCGAGGACATCCTGGGCAAGATTGCTGTATCT GTCGTGAAGGCGCTGGAGCACTTGCACAGCAAGCTGTCCGTGATACACAGAG ATGTGAAGCCCTCGAACGTGCTCATCAACAAGGAGGGTCACGTGAAGATGTGCGACTTCGGCATCAGCGGCTACCTGGTGGATTCGGTTGCTAAGACGCTGGATGCGGGCTGTAAGCCCTACATGGCT cCTGAGAGGATAAACCCAGAGCTAAACCAGAAGGGATATAACGTGAAGTCGGATGTCTGGAGCCTGGGGATCACGATG CTCGAGATGGCCATCCTGCGCTTTCCTTACGAGTCTTGGGGAACCCCCTTCCAGCAGCTGAAGCAGGTGGTGGAGGAGCCGTCGCCGCAGCTCCCGGCCGACCGATTCTCCAAGGAGTTTGTGGATTTCACGGCCCAGTG CTTGAGGAAGAACCCAGCCGAGAGAATGAGTTACCTGGAGCTCatg GAGCATCCGTTCTTCGCTCTGCACAGCACCAAAGAAACTGACGCTGCCTCCTTTGTGAAGGAGATTCTTGGAGATGACGCCATTTGA
- the MAP2K3 gene encoding dual specificity mitogen-activated protein kinase kinase 3 isoform X6 encodes MQDPKGSLESRKPRKKKKPDLRIKCDPVKTPASNTAPPRNLDSRAFITIGDKNFEVEADDLVTLSELGRGAYGVVEKVRHAQSGTIMAVKRIRATVNTQEQKRLLMDLDISMRTVDCFYTVTFYGALFREGDVWICMELMDTSLDKFYKKVLEKGKTIPEDILGKIAVSVVKALEHLHSKLSVIHRDVKPSNVLINKEGHVKMCDFGISGYLVDSVAKTLDAGCKPYMAPERINPELNQKGYNVKSDVWSLGITMLEMAILRFPYESWGTPFQQLKQVVEEPSPQLPADRFSKEFVDFTAQCLRKNPAERMSYLELMEHPFFALHSTKETDAASFVKEILGDDAI; translated from the exons ggaaaaagaaaaagccagACCTGAGAATAAAATGTGACCCCGTCAAGACGCCAGCGTCCAACACAGC ACCTCCCAGGAACCTGGACTCCAGGGCCTTTATTACAATAGGAGATAAG AACTTTGAAGTGGAGGCGGACGACCTGGTGACCCTTTCGGAGCTGGGCCGAGGAGCCTACGGGGTGGTGGAGAAGGTGCGGCACGCCCAGAGCGGGACCATCATGGCAGTGAAG AGAATCCGAGCGACGGTGAACACTCAGGAACAGAAACGGCTCCTCATGGACCTGGACATCTCCATGAGGACGGTTGATTGCTTCTACACTGTGACTTTCTACGGGGCCTTGTTCAGAGAG GGTGATGTGTGGATCTGCATGGAGCTGATGGACACCTCCCTGGATAAATTCTACAAGAAAGTGCTGGAGAAGGGGAAGACGATCCCCGAGGACATCCTGGGCAAGATTGCTGTATCT GTCGTGAAGGCGCTGGAGCACTTGCACAGCAAGCTGTCCGTGATACACAGAG ATGTGAAGCCCTCGAACGTGCTCATCAACAAGGAGGGTCACGTGAAGATGTGCGACTTCGGCATCAGCGGCTACCTGGTGGATTCGGTTGCTAAGACGCTGGATGCGGGCTGTAAGCCCTACATGGCT cCTGAGAGGATAAACCCAGAGCTAAACCAGAAGGGATATAACGTGAAGTCGGATGTCTGGAGCCTGGGGATCACGATG CTCGAGATGGCCATCCTGCGCTTTCCTTACGAGTCTTGGGGAACCCCCTTCCAGCAGCTGAAGCAGGTGGTGGAGGAGCCGTCGCCGCAGCTCCCGGCCGACCGATTCTCCAAGGAGTTTGTGGATTTCACGGCCCAGTG CTTGAGGAAGAACCCAGCCGAGAGAATGAGTTACCTGGAGCTCatg GAGCATCCGTTCTTCGCTCTGCACAGCACCAAAGAAACTGACGCTGCCTCCTTTGTGAAGGAGATTCTTGGAGATGACGCCATTTGA
- the MAP2K3 gene encoding dual specificity mitogen-activated protein kinase kinase 3 isoform X5, with the protein MSLPKGKKKKPDLRIKCDPVKTPASNTAPPRNLDSRAFITIGDKNFEVEADDLVTLSELGRGAYGVVEKVRHAQSGTIMAVKRIRATVNTQEQKRLLMDLDISMRTVDCFYTVTFYGALFREGDVWICMELMDTSLDKFYKKVLEKGKTIPEDILGKIAVSVVKALEHLHSKLSVIHRDVKPSNVLINKEGHVKMCDFGISGYLVDSVAKTLDAGCKPYMAPERINPELNQKGYNVKSDVWSLGITMLEMAILRFPYESWGTPFQQLKQVVEEPSPQLPADRFSKEFVDFTAQCLRKNPAERMSYLELMEHPFFALHSTKETDAASFVKEILGDDAI; encoded by the exons ggaaaaagaaaaagccagACCTGAGAATAAAATGTGACCCCGTCAAGACGCCAGCGTCCAACACAGC ACCTCCCAGGAACCTGGACTCCAGGGCCTTTATTACAATAGGAGATAAG AACTTTGAAGTGGAGGCGGACGACCTGGTGACCCTTTCGGAGCTGGGCCGAGGAGCCTACGGGGTGGTGGAGAAGGTGCGGCACGCCCAGAGCGGGACCATCATGGCAGTGAAG AGAATCCGAGCGACGGTGAACACTCAGGAACAGAAACGGCTCCTCATGGACCTGGACATCTCCATGAGGACGGTTGATTGCTTCTACACTGTGACTTTCTACGGGGCCTTGTTCAGAGAG GGTGATGTGTGGATCTGCATGGAGCTGATGGACACCTCCCTGGATAAATTCTACAAGAAAGTGCTGGAGAAGGGGAAGACGATCCCCGAGGACATCCTGGGCAAGATTGCTGTATCT GTCGTGAAGGCGCTGGAGCACTTGCACAGCAAGCTGTCCGTGATACACAGAG ATGTGAAGCCCTCGAACGTGCTCATCAACAAGGAGGGTCACGTGAAGATGTGCGACTTCGGCATCAGCGGCTACCTGGTGGATTCGGTTGCTAAGACGCTGGATGCGGGCTGTAAGCCCTACATGGCT cCTGAGAGGATAAACCCAGAGCTAAACCAGAAGGGATATAACGTGAAGTCGGATGTCTGGAGCCTGGGGATCACGATG CTCGAGATGGCCATCCTGCGCTTTCCTTACGAGTCTTGGGGAACCCCCTTCCAGCAGCTGAAGCAGGTGGTGGAGGAGCCGTCGCCGCAGCTCCCGGCCGACCGATTCTCCAAGGAGTTTGTGGATTTCACGGCCCAGTG CTTGAGGAAGAACCCAGCCGAGAGAATGAGTTACCTGGAGCTCatg GAGCATCCGTTCTTCGCTCTGCACAGCACCAAAGAAACTGACGCTGCCTCCTTTGTGAAGGAGATTCTTGGAGATGACGCCATTTGA
- the MAP2K3 gene encoding dual specificity mitogen-activated protein kinase kinase 3 isoform X3: MDKKQGVEQSADFGRAGKMQDPKGSLESRKPRKKKKPDLRIKCDPVKTPASNTAPPRNLDSRAFITIGDKNFEVEADDLVTLSELGRGAYGVVEKVRHAQSGTIMAVKRIRATVNTQEQKRLLMDLDISMRTVDCFYTVTFYGALFREGDVWICMELMDTSLDKFYKKVLEKGKTIPEDILGKIAVSVVKALEHLHSKLSVIHRDVKPSNVLINKEGHVKMCDFGISGYLVDSVAKTLDAGCKPYMAPERINPELNQKGYNVKSDVWSLGITMLEMAILRFPYESWGTPFQQLKQVVEEPSPQLPADRFSKEFVDFTAQCLRKNPAERMSYLELMEHPFFALHSTKETDAASFVKEILGDDAI; this comes from the exons ggaaaaagaaaaagccagACCTGAGAATAAAATGTGACCCCGTCAAGACGCCAGCGTCCAACACAGC ACCTCCCAGGAACCTGGACTCCAGGGCCTTTATTACAATAGGAGATAAG AACTTTGAAGTGGAGGCGGACGACCTGGTGACCCTTTCGGAGCTGGGCCGAGGAGCCTACGGGGTGGTGGAGAAGGTGCGGCACGCCCAGAGCGGGACCATCATGGCAGTGAAG AGAATCCGAGCGACGGTGAACACTCAGGAACAGAAACGGCTCCTCATGGACCTGGACATCTCCATGAGGACGGTTGATTGCTTCTACACTGTGACTTTCTACGGGGCCTTGTTCAGAGAG GGTGATGTGTGGATCTGCATGGAGCTGATGGACACCTCCCTGGATAAATTCTACAAGAAAGTGCTGGAGAAGGGGAAGACGATCCCCGAGGACATCCTGGGCAAGATTGCTGTATCT GTCGTGAAGGCGCTGGAGCACTTGCACAGCAAGCTGTCCGTGATACACAGAG ATGTGAAGCCCTCGAACGTGCTCATCAACAAGGAGGGTCACGTGAAGATGTGCGACTTCGGCATCAGCGGCTACCTGGTGGATTCGGTTGCTAAGACGCTGGATGCGGGCTGTAAGCCCTACATGGCT cCTGAGAGGATAAACCCAGAGCTAAACCAGAAGGGATATAACGTGAAGTCGGATGTCTGGAGCCTGGGGATCACGATG CTCGAGATGGCCATCCTGCGCTTTCCTTACGAGTCTTGGGGAACCCCCTTCCAGCAGCTGAAGCAGGTGGTGGAGGAGCCGTCGCCGCAGCTCCCGGCCGACCGATTCTCCAAGGAGTTTGTGGATTTCACGGCCCAGTG CTTGAGGAAGAACCCAGCCGAGAGAATGAGTTACCTGGAGCTCatg GAGCATCCGTTCTTCGCTCTGCACAGCACCAAAGAAACTGACGCTGCCTCCTTTGTGAAGGAGATTCTTGGAGATGACGCCATTTGA
- the MAP2K3 gene encoding dual specificity mitogen-activated protein kinase kinase 3 isoform X2: MSLPKGVEQSADFGRAGKMQDPKGSLESRKPRKKKKPDLRIKCDPVKTPASNTAPPRNLDSRAFITIGDKNFEVEADDLVTLSELGRGAYGVVEKVRHAQSGTIMAVKRIRATVNTQEQKRLLMDLDISMRTVDCFYTVTFYGALFREGDVWICMELMDTSLDKFYKKVLEKGKTIPEDILGKIAVSVVKALEHLHSKLSVIHRDVKPSNVLINKEGHVKMCDFGISGYLVDSVAKTLDAGCKPYMAPERINPELNQKGYNVKSDVWSLGITMLEMAILRFPYESWGTPFQQLKQVVEEPSPQLPADRFSKEFVDFTAQCLRKNPAERMSYLELMEHPFFALHSTKETDAASFVKEILGDDAI, translated from the exons ggaaaaagaaaaagccagACCTGAGAATAAAATGTGACCCCGTCAAGACGCCAGCGTCCAACACAGC ACCTCCCAGGAACCTGGACTCCAGGGCCTTTATTACAATAGGAGATAAG AACTTTGAAGTGGAGGCGGACGACCTGGTGACCCTTTCGGAGCTGGGCCGAGGAGCCTACGGGGTGGTGGAGAAGGTGCGGCACGCCCAGAGCGGGACCATCATGGCAGTGAAG AGAATCCGAGCGACGGTGAACACTCAGGAACAGAAACGGCTCCTCATGGACCTGGACATCTCCATGAGGACGGTTGATTGCTTCTACACTGTGACTTTCTACGGGGCCTTGTTCAGAGAG GGTGATGTGTGGATCTGCATGGAGCTGATGGACACCTCCCTGGATAAATTCTACAAGAAAGTGCTGGAGAAGGGGAAGACGATCCCCGAGGACATCCTGGGCAAGATTGCTGTATCT GTCGTGAAGGCGCTGGAGCACTTGCACAGCAAGCTGTCCGTGATACACAGAG ATGTGAAGCCCTCGAACGTGCTCATCAACAAGGAGGGTCACGTGAAGATGTGCGACTTCGGCATCAGCGGCTACCTGGTGGATTCGGTTGCTAAGACGCTGGATGCGGGCTGTAAGCCCTACATGGCT cCTGAGAGGATAAACCCAGAGCTAAACCAGAAGGGATATAACGTGAAGTCGGATGTCTGGAGCCTGGGGATCACGATG CTCGAGATGGCCATCCTGCGCTTTCCTTACGAGTCTTGGGGAACCCCCTTCCAGCAGCTGAAGCAGGTGGTGGAGGAGCCGTCGCCGCAGCTCCCGGCCGACCGATTCTCCAAGGAGTTTGTGGATTTCACGGCCCAGTG CTTGAGGAAGAACCCAGCCGAGAGAATGAGTTACCTGGAGCTCatg GAGCATCCGTTCTTCGCTCTGCACAGCACCAAAGAAACTGACGCTGCCTCCTTTGTGAAGGAGATTCTTGGAGATGACGCCATTTGA
- the MAP2K3 gene encoding dual specificity mitogen-activated protein kinase kinase 3 isoform X1: protein MSLPKGLTQESVLVCQGSTEEANDPKGSLESRKPRKKKKPDLRIKCDPVKTPASNTAPPRNLDSRAFITIGDKNFEVEADDLVTLSELGRGAYGVVEKVRHAQSGTIMAVKRIRATVNTQEQKRLLMDLDISMRTVDCFYTVTFYGALFREGDVWICMELMDTSLDKFYKKVLEKGKTIPEDILGKIAVSVVKALEHLHSKLSVIHRDVKPSNVLINKEGHVKMCDFGISGYLVDSVAKTLDAGCKPYMAPERINPELNQKGYNVKSDVWSLGITMLEMAILRFPYESWGTPFQQLKQVVEEPSPQLPADRFSKEFVDFTAQCLRKNPAERMSYLELMEHPFFALHSTKETDAASFVKEILGDDAI, encoded by the exons ggaaaaagaaaaagccagACCTGAGAATAAAATGTGACCCCGTCAAGACGCCAGCGTCCAACACAGC ACCTCCCAGGAACCTGGACTCCAGGGCCTTTATTACAATAGGAGATAAG AACTTTGAAGTGGAGGCGGACGACCTGGTGACCCTTTCGGAGCTGGGCCGAGGAGCCTACGGGGTGGTGGAGAAGGTGCGGCACGCCCAGAGCGGGACCATCATGGCAGTGAAG AGAATCCGAGCGACGGTGAACACTCAGGAACAGAAACGGCTCCTCATGGACCTGGACATCTCCATGAGGACGGTTGATTGCTTCTACACTGTGACTTTCTACGGGGCCTTGTTCAGAGAG GGTGATGTGTGGATCTGCATGGAGCTGATGGACACCTCCCTGGATAAATTCTACAAGAAAGTGCTGGAGAAGGGGAAGACGATCCCCGAGGACATCCTGGGCAAGATTGCTGTATCT GTCGTGAAGGCGCTGGAGCACTTGCACAGCAAGCTGTCCGTGATACACAGAG ATGTGAAGCCCTCGAACGTGCTCATCAACAAGGAGGGTCACGTGAAGATGTGCGACTTCGGCATCAGCGGCTACCTGGTGGATTCGGTTGCTAAGACGCTGGATGCGGGCTGTAAGCCCTACATGGCT cCTGAGAGGATAAACCCAGAGCTAAACCAGAAGGGATATAACGTGAAGTCGGATGTCTGGAGCCTGGGGATCACGATG CTCGAGATGGCCATCCTGCGCTTTCCTTACGAGTCTTGGGGAACCCCCTTCCAGCAGCTGAAGCAGGTGGTGGAGGAGCCGTCGCCGCAGCTCCCGGCCGACCGATTCTCCAAGGAGTTTGTGGATTTCACGGCCCAGTG CTTGAGGAAGAACCCAGCCGAGAGAATGAGTTACCTGGAGCTCatg GAGCATCCGTTCTTCGCTCTGCACAGCACCAAAGAAACTGACGCTGCCTCCTTTGTGAAGGAGATTCTTGGAGATGACGCCATTTGA